From a region of the Castanea sativa cultivar Marrone di Chiusa Pesio chromosome 10, ASM4071231v1 genome:
- the LOC142612301 gene encoding uncharacterized protein At5g01610-like, producing the protein MAILCLILFFLISLSTPSASLKDSLTAYEVLEEYDFPVGLLPKGVLGYELDSSTGKFSAYLNGTCTFTIDSYELKYKSTITGIIAKDKLSSLSGITVKVLFFWLSIVKVTREDDELAFSVGIASADFPVSNFTESPTCGCGFDCVTAGNGRKIKLNNLVSSS; encoded by the coding sequence ATGGCTATTCTCTGCCTAATCCTCttctttctcatctctttgTCAACCCCATCTGCCTCCCTCAAAGACTCATTGACTGCATACGAAGTTCTTGAAGAATATGACTTCCCAGTTGGTCTTCTTCCCAAAGGCGTCTTAGGCTATGAACTCGACAGTTCCACAGGTAAATTCTCAGCGTATTTGAATGGTACTTGTACTTTCACCATTGACTCTTATGAGTTGAAGTACAAGTCCACCATAACGGGTATAATAGCCAAAGACAAGCTCTCAAGCTTAAGTGGTATCACAGTTAAGGTGCTATTCTTCTGGCTCAGCATTGTGAAAGTTACTCGTGAAGATGATGAACTAGCATTCTCTGTGGGGATCGCATCAGCGGATTTTCCAGTCAGTAATTTCACTGAGAGCCCAACTTGTGGATGTGGTTTTGATTGTGTCACTGCTGGGAATGGAAGGAAGATTAAGCTCAATAATCTTGTGTCCTCCTCTTAG
- the LOC142612303 gene encoding uncharacterized protein At5g01610-like produces the protein MSLLSQPKPISSMPFLCASLLILLYFSTPFAFGDDDTPSAYEVLQDYDFPIGILPKGVTGYELDKETGEFSAYLNETCSFAIENSYELKYKSTIKGVISKDRLKNLEGVSVKVLLFWLNIVEVVRDGDELQFSVGIASADFTVDNFEECPQCGCGFDCNKFNAFLSAS, from the coding sequence ATGAGTCTTCTTTCCCAGCCAAAACCCATCTCTTCAATGCCATTTCTTTGTGCAAGTCTCTTAATTTTGTTATACTTCTCAACCCCATTTGCCTTTGGTGACGATGACACACCCTCAGCTTACGAAGTTCTTCAAGATTATGACTTTCCAATCGGCATTCTTCCTAAAGGTGTAACTGGCTACGAATTAGACAAAGAAACCGGAGAGTTCTCAGCCTACTTGAATGAAACTTGTAGCTTCGCAATTGAAAATTCATATGAGCTCAAGTACAAGTCCACCATAAAGGGTGTGATATCCAAAGACAGGCTCAAGAATTTGGAGGGTGTGAGTGTTAAGGTACTTTTGTTTTGGCTCAATATTGTGGAAGTGGTTCGTGATGGTGATGAACTCCAGTTCTCTGTTGGGATTGCTTCTGCTGACTTCACAGTTGATAATTTTGAGGAGTGTCCCCAGTGTGGGTGTGGATTTGATTGTAACAAATTCAATGCTTTTCTGTCCGCTTCTTAG